A segment of the Nitrosopumilus sp. genome:
TCCAAACGACACTTCATTTGAGATTCCAAAATTTGAACATGTTGATTCTAACTTATTGGATCTTCAAACAGCAGCAATAGAACAAGGAATAATAGGTTTACCTGAAATTCAGATTGAATCCAAAACTCTGACAAAAAAATCATGTGACATTCCGAGTCAATATGAACATGACATGGAGTATGATTTCAGTGGATGTGATTTCAGCAATTATGATTTAAGCCATGAAAAACTGGAAGGTAATTTTGAATCAGCTAATTTCTCAAACGCTATTTTACAAAATGCGGATTTGGAAGGTAATTTTGAATCAGCTAATTTCTCAAACGCTATTTTACAAAATGCGGATTTGGAAGGTAATTTTGAATCAGCTAATTTCTCAAACGCTATTTTGAATAATGCCGGTATAAGTGGTGACTTTGATAACGCTGATTTTAGTTATGCTGATCTAAGTGATACTTTTTCTTTTGGTGATTTACATATGAATAATGCCAATTTGACATTTGCACTATTACCAAGTCCCGATGATTTTCATCGTCTGAATGCTGTTTTAGATCTTGGATATATCTCATGTAACGGTCTTAATTATGATGAAATGCAACAATTATTGGTGAGAAACAGAGGCCATCATCAATGCTAATTGATGAACGTTATGTTATTTTCTTTTAGAATTAAATCTTCTCTTATCGCTAAAATCAAAATGCACAACATTGTAACTTCCAGACGATGACGACTCCAAGATACAGTATACAAGAACACCAAAAATAATGTAGCAGATAAACACTTTTTTCTAAAAGGATAACTGTCAAATGAACTGCCAAACTATGGAACAGCATGGACTGATTGGATATTAAAAGCCAGGCAGAATGTTGACGGGAGAGAAACCATGCTCGAATTTTTACCTTATCTACTTCGAGTATGTGGGGTTAATCCTCTATCACGTGTCTCCGGATAAGACATACTACAAAATCAACACTGTTCTCAAGTGGGATGGCTATCTCACATCCATAAAGCCTCGATTTCATGTAAGAATGATTTTTACTGATTTATTCACAGCTACAACAGATACAAACCATTTTTCTAGCTGCAGTGATTTGTGCCTAATTTACCCCCCAAACAGCTACAACAGCTACAAAATCCTCTGTTGGAAATTTTATTAAAAAAAGTATAAAGAAAAAAGAAAAAAACAGTAAAAGAGTAACACTCAATTCTCTAGCTGTTGTAGCTGTTGATACTGCACATCTCGTTTTTACGCCTAAAAACAACCATATCATCGCAGCTACAAAATTAATGCCTAGCTGTTGTAGCTGCGGGAGATCTCAATAATATCCTGTAAAATCTGTAAGGGTCGCTGCCACCAATACTCGTTGGGAGTCGTACCATCAACTGAAAAGTACAGGAACGACCGTAAGCGTTGCAACAACTGTGATGTCTGGTTTGATTATCCCGGCGTACGCTGTTTATACTGCAACGAAATACTTCGAACCAAGTCGCGTGCCAAAAAGATCAAACATAAATAGAAAAAATTCAGATTTTATTGCAGTTTCTTACAGTGATCATTCATCTTGGATTATCTCAGACTATCTTAAAGGTGTCAATTTATGCACAATATCTATTTCTGTTAAAACAATAACTTTTCAAATGTAGAGTGATTAAAACTGAAAAGGATTTTCTTACCTCCTGCCTGCAAGTATGCGAATGTCAATTAAACACATAATGCATTGATCACCACGTATTCTTCAACCCTAGCAATGTGCTTAGATGCCCCTTTAGGGTAATCATTTTCATCATTGGCCTGTATGCAATAACCATTATAGGGATTAGACAAATTGTTTTCAGCAATTTTGTTCTAGTGCTGTTCTTTTGATAGAATAATACAAAGATTGCAATTTCCAACACCACATAGATTGCAAGTAAAAACGACATCTTGTGTATGGTATCTTGTAATAAAGTAAAATCTTGATTCAAAACAACTGGAAGGACATTTACGACAAGCAACCCTGCCAATGAAACAAGACTCACAAAATTTAACACCATGTCAGTCATGATCATGTCCCACAATGCCAGCCTGAATCGTCTTTTGTATATGGGATTTGTCAAGACTGTCTTGTGCTGCATGATTGTAGTCATCTGTCCTGAGGCCCACCTGTTTCTCTGTCGTTTTAGCATTCCAAAATTGTTGGGACAGTGAGTAAATGACATTGCCTCCTTTGCATGAACTATCTTTGCACCCATCTTTCTTACCTTGATTGACTTGTCAAAGTCCTCGCCCAATGTTTCCTTGCGAAATCTTCCCTCCCAGTTTATTGCATCTCTTCTGAATGCCGAGAATGCACCGGCGGCCAAAAGGAGGGTATCAAACAAGGATGAAAATGTCTTGCCAATATCGAAAGTATTCTGATACTCGTATTTTTGCAAGTCTGTCAGAATGTTGTTGACATTCTCATCCCCGCTTGATATTGATACGTTGCCAGATACTACCATGACGCCTTCGTCATCAAAATTCCTTATGACGTGTTCCAATGAATGAACATCCAGATTCGTATCCGCATCAGTCGTGACTATTATTTCTCCCTTGGAGTAGAGATATCCGTAGTTGAGGGCTTCTGCCTTTGATCCGTCGGTCTTTCTGTACAGCAATCTGATTAAATTCCTGTCTGCATATGCCTTGGCAATTGAATACGTCCTGTCCGTAGAATGATCGTCAACTACTATGATTTCCTTGTTTGGATAGAATGTGGCCAGGGCGGCCTCTATTGACTCTCTTATGCATGATTCCTCATTGTGTGCTGGTATCAGTATTGAGATCTTTTTGTCGTGCACTCTAAAGTATGCGTTTTTCTCCGAAACGCATTTTCTAGTCTTTAATTTTATGAACAATATCTTTGCAAACATTCTGGACCAATCAAATATTGTAGGAACCAATAAAATCATTAGAATGTCCAGAAAATCAAAATATTGAAACATATCTATTAACAAAAAGAAAAAAAGGCATGTGATCTACTACGTGGTGAAGTCAACAATTTTGGCATTTGCAACTTTTGATGGAATCCAATACCCAAACACAAAGTAATCCAATCGATCAGCGCTTCAGATAATATCTTCGTGATAGAATTCTTTTGATTCTTGAATTGTGAATTTTGCATGAATGGAAAGGGTTGATTTTGTGTGCCTTCTTTTTTTAATGTCCCTCTCCCCCCATATTGCACGTATTTCATGATTTTTTTCAATACTGAGTTTTCAGAAAAAATATACGTTTTAGTTGGAAGCAATTCTTTTCTCGTCCTGCTCTAAATGATCTGAAACAATTTTACAAATTTCTGACCATGAAAATTGTTCTACAGTATTGGAATAAATCCACTTTTGATCAAAGGTTCCATTTTGGGTTTGTGTGAAATTTTGATTATAAATCAAAAAATCATTAGTCTCAACCACGTGGGTCAATTCTTCTTTGCTTAGCAACATTTCATGAGTTTTTTCGCCATTTCTTGATCCTATGATTTTTGTTTTGACACGTTTGAGGTCAAATCCATCATTTTGTGCCACTACGGACTTTATCCCTTCAATCAGATTGCCAATGCGCACGGCTTTCATTTTCAATACCATTGTTTCCCCTCCCATGGAGATTGCTGCTGCATGTAAGACTAGTTGCACCGCATCATCAAGGGTCATCATGAACCGAGTCATGTCTGGATCAGTGATTGCAACTGTTCGTTTTTTTCGAATTTTATTTACCAGTACTGGTATAACTGAACCGCTAGATCCAACAACGTTACCGAATCTAACAT
Coding sequences within it:
- a CDS encoding glycosyltransferase is translated as MFQYFDFLDILMILLVPTIFDWSRMFAKILFIKLKTRKCVSEKNAYFRVHDKKISILIPAHNEESCIRESIEAALATFYPNKEIIVVDDHSTDRTYSIAKAYADRNLIRLLYRKTDGSKAEALNYGYLYSKGEIIVTTDADTNLDVHSLEHVIRNFDDEGVMVVSGNVSISSGDENVNNILTDLQKYEYQNTFDIGKTFSSLFDTLLLAAGAFSAFRRDAINWEGRFRKETLGEDFDKSIKVRKMGAKIVHAKEAMSFTHCPNNFGMLKRQRNRWASGQMTTIMQHKTVLTNPIYKRRFRLALWDMIMTDMVLNFVSLVSLAGLLVVNVLPVVLNQDFTLLQDTIHKMSFLLAIYVVLEIAIFVLFYQKNSTRTKLLKTICLIPIMVIAYRPMMKMITLKGHLSTLLGLKNTW